Proteins encoded in a region of the Petroclostridium xylanilyticum genome:
- a CDS encoding NYN domain-containing protein, protein MNNNEYEKCLKMVNENLNGNVAIFVDYDNIYHGLRSFALDANSDEYDIFNLLWRLYNRDVVRVFRAYADYDQIKVSLRNIQQKRVQIRHVYGNGLGEMFRKNASDIELSIDAIETCYKDISVNTFVFVTTDSDMIPIMSRMIYKGKKVHLLYIGVNSSQYQDITQYAHVSYDLVNIFDINTERAKPEFWKDSVLEHISNWYSDPKNKGKIYGAKWLNEDMQQKFQMSQKLASSVIQYLEENRFITKELNTEKGIEGYIINS, encoded by the coding sequence ATGAATAATAATGAATATGAAAAATGTTTGAAAATGGTTAATGAGAATTTAAATGGTAATGTTGCCATATTCGTTGACTATGACAATATATATCACGGTTTAAGAAGTTTTGCATTAGATGCAAACAGTGACGAATATGATATTTTTAACTTACTTTGGCGATTATATAACCGTGATGTAGTGAGGGTATTTAGAGCATATGCGGATTATGACCAAATTAAGGTGTCTTTAAGAAATATCCAGCAAAAAAGAGTCCAAATTAGACATGTTTATGGTAATGGATTAGGAGAAATGTTTAGAAAAAATGCTTCAGATATTGAATTATCAATAGATGCCATAGAAACTTGCTATAAAGATATATCCGTAAATACTTTTGTGTTTGTTACTACGGATAGTGATATGATACCAATAATGAGCAGAATGATATATAAAGGAAAAAAAGTACATTTGCTGTATATTGGGGTAAATTCTTCACAATATCAGGATATTACACAGTATGCACATGTGTCTTATGACTTAGTAAATATATTTGATATTAATACTGAAAGAGCAAAACCTGAATTTTGGAAAGATTCAGTATTAGAGCATATTAGTAATTGGTACTCTGACCCAAAAAACAAAGGCAAAATCTATGGTGCAAAATGGTTAAATGAAGATATGCAGCAAAAATTCCAAATGTCTCAAAAGTTGGCGAGCAGTGTCATTCAGTATTTGGAAGAAAACAGGTTTATAACAAAAGAATTAAATACTGAAAAAGGTATTGAAGGCTATATAATAAATAGTTAA
- a CDS encoding DUF1848 domain-containing protein — protein sequence MLEIISCSRRTDIPAFYYDWLQECLKNKYVMVKNPYSKSTYMVDLSPERVHSICLWSKSFANVLKNPGYLSLYNLYFQFTITGYSKFLEPNVVDTEEALRQMEQLARNYSPKQINWRFDPIILSIKGEKNPTPDNFERARLKVFEALCRDISSFGVNRCTISFLCLYKKVEQRMKASKFTYLIPSQQQQIELVSQLVEIADKYGTTIYTCTSPIIEGVPGVKKGHCIDGAYLEALFGKRASHAKDAGQRKECGCTRSRDIGAYSGQSCGHECLYCYAR from the coding sequence ATGCTTGAGATAATAAGTTGCAGCAGAAGAACGGATATTCCTGCGTTTTATTATGATTGGCTTCAGGAATGTCTGAAAAATAAATATGTAATGGTAAAAAATCCTTACAGTAAATCAACATATATGGTAGACTTGTCTCCTGAAAGGGTGCATTCCATATGCCTGTGGTCAAAGTCGTTTGCCAATGTACTTAAAAACCCTGGATATTTGTCGCTGTATAATCTGTACTTTCAGTTTACAATCACGGGCTACTCCAAATTCCTGGAACCAAATGTTGTTGATACAGAAGAAGCGCTGAGGCAGATGGAGCAACTGGCTCGAAACTACTCGCCTAAGCAAATAAACTGGAGATTTGACCCTATCATTCTTAGTATCAAGGGAGAGAAAAATCCGACACCAGATAACTTTGAAAGAGCAAGGCTAAAGGTGTTTGAGGCTTTATGCAGGGATATTTCTTCCTTTGGAGTCAATCGTTGTACCATAAGTTTTCTTTGCTTATATAAAAAAGTGGAACAAAGAATGAAAGCATCGAAGTTTACCTATTTAATTCCTTCACAGCAACAGCAGATTGAATTAGTAAGCCAATTAGTGGAAATTGCAGATAAATATGGGACTACTATTTATACATGTACCAGCCCCATCATTGAAGGAGTACCTGGGGTGAAGAAGGGACATTGTATAGACGGGGCCTACCTTGAAGCATTGTTCGGGAAAAGAGCCTCACATGCAAAAGATGCAGGGCAAAGAAAAGAATGCGGATGTACCAGGTCAAGAGATATTGGAGCATATAGTGGGCAGAGTTGCGGGCATGAGTGCCTTTATTGTTATGCGAGATAA
- the phnC gene encoding phosphonate ABC transporter ATP-binding protein, with translation MVLEVENLTKKFDHLVLDHISFQVSQGEFVVILGSSGAGKSTLMRCLNGLMAPTSGKVRVHDIEVCKKNLHKIRQKVGFIFQNFNVIGNLTVMQNVLIGLLGTKSFWNIFFTKEEKKIAEEAIELVGLKDKIYTRVEKLSGGQKQRVAIARVLVQKPDVILADEPVSNLDPVISREILDILRNINESKGTVVICNLHQLEYAVEYGHRIIGIHSGKVVFDGNPQVMREQDLARIYGEKFVQNEIRKPNRSLLKRELVQV, from the coding sequence ATGGTATTGGAAGTGGAAAATCTCACGAAGAAATTTGACCACCTGGTGCTGGATCATATCAGTTTTCAAGTTTCCCAGGGTGAGTTTGTTGTCATTCTGGGTTCCAGCGGCGCGGGGAAATCAACCTTGATGAGATGCCTGAATGGCTTGATGGCGCCTACCAGCGGAAAGGTTAGGGTCCATGACATCGAGGTGTGCAAAAAAAACCTTCACAAGATCCGTCAAAAAGTAGGTTTTATTTTTCAGAATTTCAACGTCATCGGGAATTTGACCGTGATGCAGAATGTGCTGATCGGCCTGCTGGGAACCAAATCGTTTTGGAACATTTTTTTCACCAAGGAAGAAAAAAAGATCGCGGAAGAAGCGATTGAACTGGTGGGTTTAAAGGACAAAATTTACACGCGTGTTGAGAAATTGAGCGGGGGGCAAAAACAAAGAGTGGCTATCGCCAGGGTGCTGGTGCAGAAACCCGATGTGATTCTCGCGGATGAGCCGGTCTCCAACTTGGATCCGGTCATCAGCCGGGAAATCCTCGATATTTTGCGGAACATCAACGAAAGCAAAGGAACGGTGGTCATTTGTAACCTGCATCAACTCGAATACGCAGTAGAGTATGGCCATCGGATCATCGGCATTCACAGCGGAAAAGTGGTTTTTGACGGCAACCCCCAGGTAATGCGGGAGCAAGACTTAGCCCGGATATATGGGGAAAAGTTTGTGCAAAACGAAATACGGAAGCCTAATCGATCGTTACTGAAAAGAGAACTAGTTCAAGTATAA
- a CDS encoding NAD(P)-dependent oxidoreductase, with product MSRPRVFISHWMPQIGVDMIKEYCEVDYYDGIEPLSKEAFIARAKKADAVLAFVCDTIDEEVLQSCPNVRVISSFGKGFDNIDVEACTRHNILVTINPDALTESTADLAIGLLLSVSRNILAGDRHVRNREFKGWHAVHCLGRDFHHSKLGIIGFGAIGRAIAKRAKGFDVEISYYDVRRFPEMEDHLGARYIELPALLSENDYVVVAVDLRPENYHLIDREELELMKKDSFLINISRGSIVNEQAVAEALEQGRLRGYAADVFEFEDTIIKNRPSYIAEALLRQEQKTVFTPHIGTGTIEARERLAVSSATQLLTALQGKIPSGAINQIKLDPMI from the coding sequence ATGAGCAGACCAAGGGTGTTTATTTCACACTGGATGCCGCAAATCGGTGTTGATATGATTAAAGAGTATTGTGAAGTCGATTATTACGACGGGATAGAGCCTTTATCCAAAGAAGCCTTTATCGCTAGAGCCAAGAAGGCTGATGCGGTGCTCGCTTTCGTATGCGACACCATTGATGAGGAAGTTCTGCAAAGCTGCCCGAACGTGCGGGTGATCAGCAGTTTCGGTAAAGGGTTCGATAATATTGATGTGGAAGCTTGTACCAGGCACAATATACTGGTGACGATTAATCCCGATGCGCTGACGGAATCTACGGCGGATTTGGCGATCGGATTGCTCCTATCGGTTTCCCGCAATATTTTAGCCGGCGACCGTCATGTGCGCAACAGGGAATTTAAAGGTTGGCATGCGGTTCATTGTCTAGGCCGCGACTTTCATCATTCCAAGTTGGGGATCATCGGATTTGGTGCCATCGGCCGGGCGATCGCAAAGCGCGCCAAAGGCTTTGACGTTGAGATATCCTATTATGATGTTCGCAGATTTCCGGAAATGGAAGATCATCTGGGAGCGAGGTATATCGAATTGCCCGCACTGCTCAGCGAAAATGATTATGTGGTAGTGGCTGTCGATCTCCGGCCGGAAAACTATCATCTGATTGACCGGGAAGAGCTCGAATTGATGAAGAAGGATAGCTTTTTAATCAATATCAGCCGGGGATCGATCGTGAATGAGCAAGCCGTAGCGGAAGCTTTAGAGCAGGGCCGTTTGCGGGGATACGCTGCAGATGTTTTTGAGTTTGAAGATACGATTATCAAGAACCGTCCGTCGTATATTGCCGAAGCACTTTTAAGACAAGAACAGAAGACGGTATTTACCCCTCACATTGGCACTGGCACCATTGAAGCAAGGGAAAGATTGGCTGTCTCCAGCGCCACTCAATTGCTGACTGCACTGCAAGGGAAAATTCCTTCCGGAGCAATAAATCAAATAAAACTCGACCCTATGATTTGA
- a CDS encoding DUF5680 domain-containing protein, with the protein MNYYGKMLVDEVPPGFSKCLKSALKAVPVENPFRGPALFEQDGFVYKCSWQGDISEFNGNEAICFGGIEIYRLSFHGGYIK; encoded by the coding sequence ATGAATTACTATGGGAAGATGCTCGTTGATGAAGTTCCGCCAGGATTCAGCAAATGCTTGAAAAGTGCATTAAAGGCAGTTCCTGTTGAAAACCCATTCAGAGGACCTGCTTTATTTGAACAGGATGGGTTTGTTTATAAATGTTCATGGCAGGGAGATATATCTGAGTTTAACGGGAATGAGGCAATATGCTTTGGTGGTATTGAAATATATAGATTGTCTTTTCATGGCGGATATATAAAATAA
- a CDS encoding IS1634 family transposase, giving the protein MDVQIRAIYESSYLNIISALFKDLDLPQLIDRLVPVDPQCQTRASDIVKLIVLDILSGRQALVHLEQWAHDIDLPKLIRPGLEPSWFNDDAIARHLDRLYEANIHQVLSSCLVQIYKKEGLSLRVFHADTTDKTVYGAYESASPDALQITHGYNRHHRWQKQIGFGLIGNEDGIPFYGDVHDGNLPDKTWNPEVLSRVQKQLKQAKIEDEWIYVADSAAMTKDTLAQTKAANAFLITRGPSSLRIVKTALAKADAQDTPWSDPFSLAEKNGATYRVWETTSTYEGHSVRLIVVESSALDQRKGKTLEKERNQEAELLRQKQTQWESRLFSCREDAEQALASLKASLRLRFHRVEASVEAIVRPKKRRGRPKKGAEPDMETLYALRLNVEFDQDAWEQARRKASRFVLVTTVPEEWKGQPMDAKEILKLYKGQISVEMNFSFLKDPFFTDEIYVKKPERVAVLGYLFLLALAIYRVFQRRVRQFITPEHPLKGAGGRKLTRPTGQAIFQLFWYVRVVLLELPDGRIQRALGQPLTYEQRRILQGLGMDESIYV; this is encoded by the coding sequence ATGGACGTTCAAATTCGGGCCATTTATGAAAGTTCTTATTTGAATATAATAAGCGCCCTGTTCAAAGATCTTGACCTTCCTCAGTTGATTGATCGTCTCGTTCCCGTGGATCCGCAATGCCAAACTCGAGCCAGCGATATCGTCAAACTAATCGTTCTGGATATCTTGAGCGGCCGGCAAGCGCTCGTTCATTTGGAACAATGGGCGCATGACATCGATTTGCCGAAGCTGATTCGGCCAGGACTGGAGCCGTCTTGGTTCAACGACGATGCCATCGCGCGTCATTTGGATCGCCTGTATGAGGCGAATATCCATCAAGTCCTTTCGTCTTGCCTCGTGCAGATCTACAAGAAAGAAGGCCTCTCTCTTCGCGTCTTCCACGCCGATACGACGGACAAGACCGTTTATGGCGCGTATGAATCGGCCTCGCCGGATGCCTTGCAGATTACGCATGGCTACAACCGGCATCATCGTTGGCAAAAGCAGATCGGATTTGGGCTGATTGGCAACGAGGATGGCATCCCGTTTTATGGCGATGTACACGACGGCAACCTGCCGGATAAGACGTGGAATCCCGAGGTGTTGTCCCGTGTGCAGAAACAGCTGAAGCAGGCGAAGATCGAAGATGAATGGATTTATGTTGCCGATTCTGCCGCCATGACGAAAGACACACTGGCGCAAACGAAGGCCGCCAACGCCTTTTTGATCACAAGAGGCCCTTCTTCGCTCCGGATCGTCAAAACCGCGCTGGCTAAAGCTGATGCCCAAGACACGCCGTGGAGCGATCCGTTCTCCTTAGCGGAGAAAAACGGAGCCACCTACCGGGTGTGGGAAACGACATCGACGTACGAAGGTCATTCGGTCCGGTTGATCGTCGTTGAATCCAGCGCGCTCGACCAACGAAAAGGAAAGACGCTCGAAAAAGAGCGAAACCAAGAAGCAGAGCTTCTTCGGCAGAAACAAACCCAGTGGGAAAGCCGTCTGTTTTCGTGCCGGGAAGACGCCGAACAAGCCCTAGCGTCTCTAAAGGCGTCCCTTCGTCTCCGGTTCCATCGCGTCGAGGCGTCGGTCGAAGCGATCGTGCGTCCGAAAAAACGGCGCGGACGTCCGAAAAAAGGGGCGGAACCGGACATGGAAACGCTGTACGCCCTTCGCTTGAACGTGGAATTCGACCAAGATGCGTGGGAACAGGCGAGACGGAAAGCGTCCCGGTTTGTCCTTGTCACGACCGTTCCGGAGGAATGGAAAGGTCAACCGATGGATGCGAAAGAGATCTTGAAGTTGTATAAAGGCCAAATCTCGGTGGAAATGAACTTCTCTTTCTTGAAAGACCCGTTCTTTACGGATGAGATTTACGTAAAAAAACCGGAACGGGTCGCGGTATTGGGCTATTTGTTTCTGTTGGCCTTGGCGATTTACCGCGTCTTCCAGCGCCGGGTGCGTCAGTTCATCACCCCGGAACACCCATTAAAGGGCGCGGGAGGCCGGAAACTGACCCGACCGACCGGACAAGCGATTTTTCAATTGTTTTGGTATGTCAGAGTCGTCCTGTTGGAACTGCCGGATGGACGAATTCAACGCGCGTTAGGTCAACCGCTCACGTACGAGCAGCGAAGGATTCTGCAAGGATTAGGGATGGACGAGAGCATTTACGTCTAA
- a CDS encoding ISLre2 family transposase — translation MWMIRDIVEIILLVIREMYRLITTYQDFAELEKGIYRLVQKITLKLLVTACNYLDEQLMRDRNRKQLKLVHTKPRVIVTPFGEVALERRYYRDQETGEGRYLLDEALGLAPRQRLSPWTTELAVTAAAEMPYHRAAAWLKQVTLGAVDIQAMSLWQEAQEAGKRLAEQVEQERSAVFDRGEVPEARRKSQSLRVEADEVWVAARNNCKERRKLAIKIGVGYERKVSMGPHRQSLQGRRVVTGVAEARVFWEQAVAQFGRQWDLSAVENCCVGGDGAPWVKLGCEYFPGATYQLDPYHLRRALLEGLGHDEAAYKAVSAALVEENWAEVEKALVAAERASKGAKRQRITKLRRYLQGNWEGICQKKVAERLGTIEGQVFHHVARRMKRHGARWSNTGADHLARLLAARANGELSEVARQVWQAQPELIRRVAGDKPIRAEGRLPGQDPAAWLRASLPALYGPAADEPWVKYVLRVLTKKLPIVA, via the coding sequence ATGTGGATGATTCGCGACATTGTGGAGATTATCCTGCTAGTCATACGAGAAATGTATCGATTAATAACCACTTACCAGGATTTTGCAGAACTAGAGAAAGGTATCTACCGGTTGGTGCAAAAGATAACGTTGAAGTTGTTAGTGACAGCTTGCAATTATCTGGACGAACAACTAATGCGAGATAGGAACAGGAAGCAGCTGAAGCTCGTACATACAAAACCCCGGGTTATAGTGACGCCATTTGGAGAAGTGGCGCTGGAGCGGAGGTATTATCGGGATCAAGAGACAGGAGAAGGCAGGTATCTGTTGGATGAAGCATTGGGCCTGGCGCCACGGCAACGCTTGTCGCCGTGGACGACAGAGTTGGCGGTGACAGCAGCGGCGGAGATGCCGTACCACCGGGCAGCTGCCTGGCTAAAACAGGTAACGCTGGGTGCAGTAGACATACAAGCGATGAGCCTGTGGCAAGAGGCACAAGAGGCTGGGAAAAGGCTTGCGGAGCAGGTAGAGCAAGAACGCTCGGCGGTTTTTGACCGGGGAGAAGTGCCAGAAGCGCGACGGAAGAGCCAGAGCCTGCGGGTAGAAGCAGATGAGGTATGGGTGGCGGCCCGCAACAATTGTAAGGAACGAAGGAAATTAGCGATAAAAATTGGCGTAGGGTATGAACGGAAGGTGAGTATGGGGCCGCATAGGCAGAGTTTGCAGGGACGCCGGGTAGTCACCGGAGTAGCGGAAGCACGGGTATTCTGGGAGCAAGCAGTAGCCCAATTTGGGCGGCAGTGGGACCTTTCTGCCGTAGAGAACTGCTGCGTAGGTGGTGACGGCGCACCATGGGTGAAGCTGGGTTGTGAGTATTTCCCAGGGGCAACGTACCAGTTGGACCCCTACCACTTGCGGCGGGCATTATTGGAGGGTTTGGGCCATGATGAGGCGGCGTACAAGGCAGTAAGTGCTGCTCTTGTGGAGGAGAACTGGGCAGAGGTAGAAAAAGCTCTGGTGGCCGCTGAGCGAGCGAGCAAAGGAGCTAAACGCCAGCGAATAACAAAACTGCGTCGATACTTGCAAGGGAACTGGGAAGGGATCTGCCAGAAGAAAGTAGCAGAGCGTCTTGGCACGATAGAGGGCCAGGTGTTCCACCATGTTGCCCGTCGGATGAAGCGGCACGGGGCCCGTTGGAGTAATACAGGGGCTGACCATCTCGCACGCCTGCTGGCAGCACGGGCTAACGGCGAGTTGTCAGAAGTGGCACGGCAGGTCTGGCAGGCACAACCCGAACTGATCCGCCGTGTTGCTGGGGACAAGCCCATCCGTGCCGAAGGCCGGCTACCCGGTCAAGATCCGGCCGCCTGGCTGCGAGCCAGCTTACCGGCGCTGTATGGCCCAGCAGCAGATGAGCCATGGGTCAAGTACGTGCTACGTGTACTTACAAAGAAGTTACCAATTGTTGCCTAA
- the phnD gene encoding phosphate/phosphite/phosphonate ABC transporter substrate-binding protein, with product MVIITTLLISLLSGCGGEKSGAGAAKSGIDPNPAKLRIALLPDESPSTVIKNNEGLRNYLAKTLNKEIELVVTTDYSSMIEAMRKGHIEVAYFGPLSYVLLKQKMENVEPFAAKLDKGAPTYNAVVIAGANTGIAQLSDIKGKTVAFGDAASTSSHLIPKEMLKNAGLEAEKDYKQQFVGAHDAVAIAVQNGNAEAGGLSKPIFDSLVEKGTIDKNKVKVIAVSKPYPNYPWVMNSELDPQLKESIKKALYDLKDKDVLKPLKAEGFVPITDKDFDVIRDMVKSLGIDLEEVQ from the coding sequence TTGGTAATCATCACGACATTATTGATTTCTCTGTTGTCCGGTTGCGGCGGGGAGAAGTCTGGGGCAGGAGCGGCAAAATCGGGGATTGATCCGAACCCAGCAAAATTGAGGATAGCTCTTCTGCCCGACGAATCACCTTCCACGGTAATCAAAAACAATGAAGGATTAAGGAATTATTTGGCGAAAACTTTAAATAAAGAAATCGAACTCGTCGTAACGACCGACTATTCTTCGATGATCGAAGCGATGCGCAAAGGGCATATCGAGGTTGCTTATTTCGGGCCTCTATCTTATGTACTGCTCAAGCAAAAGATGGAAAATGTCGAGCCGTTCGCCGCCAAGCTCGATAAAGGGGCGCCCACTTATAACGCGGTAGTCATCGCAGGAGCGAATACGGGTATCGCCCAATTAAGCGACATCAAAGGGAAAACTGTCGCTTTCGGAGATGCTGCCTCCACCTCAAGCCATTTGATCCCGAAGGAAATGCTTAAAAATGCCGGTTTGGAAGCGGAAAAAGACTACAAACAACAGTTTGTCGGAGCACACGACGCTGTAGCGATAGCTGTGCAAAACGGCAATGCCGAGGCCGGCGGGCTCAGCAAACCGATCTTTGATTCCCTCGTGGAAAAAGGCACTATTGATAAAAACAAGGTGAAGGTCATCGCAGTATCCAAGCCGTATCCAAATTATCCATGGGTCATGAACAGTGAACTCGATCCGCAATTGAAAGAATCGATTAAAAAGGCGCTGTACGATTTGAAGGACAAAGATGTCCTCAAGCCGTTAAAAGCCGAAGGTTTCGTGCCGATTACTGATAAAGATTTTGATGTCATTCGCGATATGGTAAAATCGCTTGGCATCGATCTGGAGGAGGTACAATGA
- the phnE gene encoding phosphonate ABC transporter, permease protein PhnE — protein MSVINASAASIKSHSGSVLMNGWFFIILIGAVLILGSLFYTLNVSWDLLANSRTLSNFISTVGEMFPPNFAVVPTLGKAIVETLVMSVMATILAVFLSFPLSFLAAEKTSLHPSVCYMAKGIFNALRTIPELIMAIIFVASVGFGILPGILALGIHSAGMLGKFYAEAIEKVDTGLIEAVESSGGSRFHVIVFSVIPQIVSHCIDFTLYRWEYNFRASTVVGMIGAGGIGFQLITSLRIMQYQDVLAILAVVFVMVQLVDAFGNMIRRKLLFGESGTNR, from the coding sequence ATGAGTGTAATCAATGCGTCGGCTGCTTCTATCAAATCGCACAGCGGATCAGTCTTGATGAACGGATGGTTTTTCATTATCCTGATCGGAGCGGTGTTAATCCTAGGCTCCTTGTTTTACACCTTGAATGTCAGTTGGGACTTGCTTGCTAACAGCAGAACGCTAAGCAATTTCATATCGACTGTCGGAGAAATGTTTCCGCCCAATTTCGCCGTTGTGCCCACATTGGGGAAAGCGATCGTGGAAACTCTTGTAATGAGTGTTATGGCTACGATTCTTGCCGTTTTCTTATCGTTTCCTCTCAGCTTTTTGGCGGCGGAAAAAACATCGCTCCATCCCTCGGTTTGCTATATGGCCAAAGGCATATTTAACGCGTTGCGGACGATTCCTGAACTTATCATGGCGATTATCTTTGTGGCTTCCGTCGGCTTCGGAATTCTTCCGGGAATTCTCGCGCTGGGAATCCATTCGGCCGGGATGCTCGGGAAGTTTTATGCGGAAGCGATCGAAAAAGTGGACACCGGCTTGATCGAGGCGGTTGAGTCTTCGGGTGGATCGCGTTTTCATGTCATCGTCTTCAGCGTAATCCCTCAGATAGTAAGCCATTGCATTGACTTTACTTTGTACCGGTGGGAATACAATTTCCGCGCCTCGACGGTCGTCGGCATGATCGGCGCGGGCGGAATCGGCTTTCAATTAATCACTTCTCTGCGGATCATGCAGTACCAAGATGTTCTTGCGATTCTTGCGGTTGTGTTTGTGATGGTGCAGTTGGTCGACGCGTTCGGGAATATGATTCGCAGAAAATTATTGTTTGGGGAGAGTGGTACAAACAGATGA
- a CDS encoding ISLre2 family transposase codes for MKHLTTEWPLLKELEEQLVRTLQKVFAVLLAALLEEIDQQLAEARDKRRYQLKDKRPTTIQTLFGEVTFRRNYYYDRQAGAYTFLLDAELGFDGAQSISPCLEETAVELAVECSSYRKAARTLESIVGYAVMSHEAIRQLVLEAPVSLHHPVSKRHGRVLFVEADGLFISRQGKGKRAKEEKILAVHEGWKRNGSQLKLVNRRHYLHEGVGDVWERFEEWLMNEYAYDPCRDLLIINGDAASWITACREYFGKRACFQLDRFHVARELRQCLSGHPRWREVRKKLAKQDEEGLLVELNSAVGTLGDEGKEQQLAALIRRIESMPGCIRDYREWLSEQGVETTGMRPMGHAESVMSRFAHRVKSRRSWKDQGLRAFLRAMAARIDGIGWRKGRWEEQEPQSAVSASTKSKRIEQAKRKAGRLWADVVRQNLPCLQRSSGTPIHQALSALRDGGWV; via the coding sequence ATGAAACATCTTACCACAGAATGGCCTTTATTAAAAGAGCTGGAGGAACAATTAGTCAGAACTCTTCAAAAGGTGTTCGCTGTCTTGTTGGCGGCCCTTTTGGAGGAGATTGATCAACAACTGGCGGAAGCGCGGGACAAGCGCCGGTATCAGCTGAAAGACAAACGGCCGACCACGATCCAAACGCTGTTTGGAGAAGTGACGTTTCGACGGAACTACTACTATGATCGGCAGGCGGGGGCGTATACCTTCTTGCTGGATGCCGAACTGGGCTTTGATGGAGCGCAGTCGATCAGCCCTTGCCTCGAGGAAACGGCGGTCGAGTTGGCCGTAGAGTGCTCTTCCTACCGCAAAGCGGCCCGTACGTTGGAGTCGATCGTGGGGTATGCGGTCATGAGCCACGAGGCGATTCGCCAACTGGTGCTGGAGGCCCCTGTCTCGCTGCACCACCCTGTTTCCAAACGGCACGGCCGAGTGCTGTTTGTGGAGGCGGATGGGCTGTTCATTTCCCGCCAGGGGAAAGGGAAACGGGCGAAAGAAGAGAAAATCCTGGCGGTTCACGAGGGATGGAAACGAAACGGTTCGCAGCTCAAGCTCGTGAACCGGCGCCACTACCTCCATGAAGGGGTGGGAGACGTGTGGGAACGGTTTGAAGAGTGGCTGATGAACGAATATGCCTATGACCCGTGCCGGGACCTTTTGATCATCAACGGCGACGCGGCGTCGTGGATCACAGCCTGCCGGGAGTATTTTGGAAAGCGAGCCTGCTTTCAGCTGGATCGATTTCATGTGGCGCGGGAGCTGCGCCAATGCCTCTCCGGCCATCCGCGTTGGCGGGAGGTGCGGAAGAAGCTGGCGAAACAAGACGAAGAGGGGCTTCTGGTGGAGCTGAACAGCGCGGTCGGCACGTTGGGGGACGAAGGCAAAGAACAACAGCTGGCCGCCTTGATTCGCCGGATCGAGTCGATGCCGGGATGCATCCGGGACTATCGGGAGTGGCTGTCGGAGCAAGGGGTGGAGACGACCGGCATGCGTCCGATGGGCCACGCCGAGAGCGTGATGAGCCGGTTTGCGCATCGGGTGAAATCCCGCCGCAGCTGGAAAGACCAAGGGCTTCGGGCGTTTCTGAGGGCGATGGCAGCCCGAATCGACGGGATCGGGTGGAGAAAGGGACGGTGGGAGGAGCAAGAGCCCCAGTCGGCCGTCTCGGCCTCAACAAAGTCCAAGCGGATCGAACAGGCCAAACGGAAGGCCGGACGGTTATGGGCAGATGTGGTGCGTCAGAATCTACCGTGTCTGCAGCGGTCATCCGGGACGCCGATCCATCAAGCGTTGTCGGCGCTCCGGGATGGTGGTTGGGTGTAA